Proteins encoded in a region of the Streptomyces sp. NBC_00310 genome:
- a CDS encoding LamG-like jellyroll fold domain-containing protein, whose translation MTVRSSGQPGGSRSPVRLLTVATALTALLVTALGGAPAPEPTAPAAATGKAGKASTTALTEDAAQDRAAKTGEKVEITSLRDERSTTVANPDGTFTVTEYVQPVRTRKNGKWAEIDTTLVKQANGTYAPKAAVTAMAFSGGGDSTFAEIEKDGRALSLDWLGKLPGPKVEGSTATYPDVLPDVDLKVTANAEGFSHILVVKNAEAAANPDLATLELPVDTTSVELTETSGGGLTATDSGSGGTVFEAPKPLMWDSSEGTGDAAPAPEALGDDITPPDGATVEDVDVAVDSDSVTLTPDAGLLTGDDTVYPVYIDPVVRTANRTGWTMVSSDSPSDSFWKFDDDEGVGLCPSNVSYRCTSSSDKKRQFFAIPTGTFEGKDIVDAQFAVTLVHSYSDSAREVQLARVNSTGASAISSKTNWSNQPSSKDTITSKSPTDTAGSCTSTNQNVRFGVTGTIQTAADKGWDTTTFRLKATSESDVSYWKRFCGNAHLEVTYNRPPLQPDQDDLQMKPGGSCEYGSPTEHYVTEAPRVSVVLKDYDHNDTGSNSEKLQAQFKVFWEKDGQTVTHYARTGQRATTNVSKKITQTGQATFFYTIGTDVKDDGEAGFTIPKNTVIGWAVRGYDQQAYGAWSSDGEQTRCEFIYDTSQPKSATVTSAAYPDDEAWHVGTGDYGSFTMDSPSTDVAKYTYRFTGPNAVNTPKTVAPESTGGPATIRWMPPSEGTYALHVTAVDGAGNAQKTPTVHVFLVSDGRAPAAAWTLGDAKGSSTAAGSGDAPDATAGSGVTFGVGGPLGSADTAASFDGTENAYVEAGEPAVDTGRTFSVGAWVMLPSLPTESMTVVSQDGTAQPGFELGYDVDSASWTFRIPYSDIESLGTWKVSGAAAVPGSWTHLIGVYDAELRKMMLYVNGVLVADDVQARHTTWNAGGGVQIGRKLALDGYLGHLKGTVADVKIHDRVIPPAEGQELGGIQPHQLAYWQLDASASGLSPEVDGGTGLTLGGGASVYLPDDSCDPEADPECVPPAEPLWGDGHLALNGTNAYATRAAGVLSAQDSFTLTARARLASTSSTADQTVLSLSGAKGSAITVKYLAASNRWQLKVTDADAAAPVVTTVLDNGDLPSAEGDGDHLALVYNAVFGDVLLYVNGVAVAEAPWDNTWNFTTTALQVGRTLSGTAGSEYFSGAVDEVRMYQGPLDASLVTLVAVMPSGSSISEG comes from the coding sequence ATGACAGTCCGTTCGAGCGGGCAGCCGGGCGGCAGCCGGAGTCCCGTCCGCTTGCTCACCGTCGCCACCGCACTGACGGCCCTGCTGGTCACGGCACTCGGCGGCGCCCCCGCCCCCGAGCCCACGGCCCCGGCCGCCGCCACCGGGAAGGCCGGCAAGGCCTCCACCACAGCCCTCACCGAGGACGCCGCCCAGGACAGGGCCGCGAAGACCGGGGAGAAGGTCGAGATCACGAGCCTGCGCGACGAGCGCAGCACGACGGTCGCGAACCCGGACGGCACGTTCACCGTCACCGAGTACGTCCAGCCGGTCCGCACCCGCAAGAACGGCAAGTGGGCCGAGATCGACACCACGCTGGTGAAGCAGGCCAACGGCACGTACGCGCCGAAGGCCGCCGTCACCGCGATGGCGTTCTCCGGCGGCGGCGACAGCACCTTCGCCGAGATCGAGAAGGACGGCCGGGCGCTCTCCCTCGACTGGCTCGGCAAGCTGCCCGGACCGAAGGTCGAGGGCTCGACCGCGACCTATCCGGACGTCCTGCCGGACGTCGACCTCAAGGTCACCGCGAACGCCGAGGGCTTCTCGCACATCCTGGTGGTCAAGAACGCCGAGGCCGCGGCCAACCCCGACCTCGCCACCCTCGAACTCCCCGTCGACACCACCTCGGTGGAGCTGACGGAGACCTCCGGTGGCGGTCTGACCGCCACCGACAGCGGCTCCGGCGGCACGGTCTTCGAGGCACCGAAGCCGCTGATGTGGGACTCCAGCGAGGGCACGGGCGACGCGGCACCGGCCCCGGAGGCCCTCGGCGACGACATCACACCCCCCGACGGCGCCACCGTCGAGGACGTGGACGTGGCCGTCGACTCCGACAGCGTCACCCTCACCCCGGACGCCGGCCTGCTCACCGGCGACGACACGGTGTACCCGGTCTACATCGACCCCGTGGTCCGCACCGCCAACCGCACCGGCTGGACCATGGTGTCCTCCGACTCGCCGTCCGACTCCTTCTGGAAGTTCGACGACGACGAAGGTGTCGGCCTCTGCCCGTCCAACGTGTCGTACCGCTGCACCAGCAGCAGCGACAAGAAGCGGCAGTTCTTCGCGATCCCGACCGGGACGTTCGAGGGCAAGGACATCGTCGACGCGCAGTTCGCCGTGACCCTGGTGCACAGCTACAGCGACTCCGCGCGCGAGGTGCAGCTGGCCCGGGTCAACAGCACCGGCGCGAGCGCGATCAGCTCGAAGACGAACTGGTCCAACCAGCCGTCGTCGAAGGACACGATCACCTCCAAGTCGCCGACCGACACGGCGGGTTCGTGCACCTCGACCAACCAGAACGTGCGCTTCGGCGTGACGGGCACCATCCAGACGGCGGCCGACAAGGGCTGGGACACCACCACGTTCCGGCTCAAGGCCACCAGCGAGTCGGACGTCTCGTACTGGAAGCGCTTCTGCGGCAACGCCCACCTCGAAGTGACGTACAACCGACCGCCGTTGCAGCCGGACCAGGACGACCTGCAGATGAAGCCGGGCGGTTCCTGCGAGTACGGCAGCCCCACCGAGCACTACGTCACCGAGGCGCCGCGCGTCAGCGTCGTCCTCAAGGACTACGACCACAACGACACAGGCTCCAACTCCGAGAAGCTGCAGGCCCAGTTCAAGGTCTTCTGGGAGAAGGACGGCCAGACGGTCACGCACTACGCGCGGACCGGTCAGCGCGCCACCACCAACGTCAGCAAGAAGATCACCCAGACCGGCCAGGCGACCTTCTTCTACACCATCGGCACGGACGTCAAGGACGACGGTGAGGCGGGCTTCACCATCCCGAAGAACACCGTCATCGGCTGGGCGGTCCGCGGCTACGACCAGCAGGCCTACGGCGCCTGGTCCTCCGACGGCGAGCAGACCCGCTGCGAGTTCATCTACGACACCTCCCAGCCCAAGTCGGCGACCGTCACCTCCGCCGCATACCCGGACGACGAGGCCTGGCACGTCGGCACCGGCGACTACGGCAGCTTCACCATGGACTCGCCGTCCACCGACGTCGCCAAGTACACGTACCGCTTCACCGGCCCGAACGCGGTGAACACCCCGAAGACAGTGGCCCCCGAGTCCACCGGCGGCCCGGCGACCATCCGCTGGATGCCGCCGAGCGAGGGCACGTACGCGCTGCATGTCACCGCCGTCGACGGGGCGGGCAACGCGCAGAAGACCCCGACGGTGCACGTCTTCCTGGTCAGCGACGGCCGGGCGCCCGCCGCGGCCTGGACCCTCGGTGACGCCAAGGGCTCCTCGACGGCGGCCGGCAGCGGCGACGCGCCCGACGCCACCGCCGGCTCCGGGGTGACCTTCGGAGTCGGGGGTCCGCTCGGCTCCGCCGACACCGCGGCCTCCTTCGACGGCACCGAGAACGCCTACGTCGAAGCGGGCGAGCCCGCCGTCGACACCGGCAGGACCTTCTCCGTCGGCGCCTGGGTGATGCTGCCCTCGCTGCCCACCGAGAGCATGACCGTCGTCAGCCAGGACGGCACCGCCCAGCCCGGCTTCGAGCTCGGCTACGACGTCGACTCCGCGTCGTGGACCTTCCGCATCCCCTACAGCGACATCGAGTCGCTCGGCACCTGGAAGGTCTCGGGCGCGGCCGCCGTCCCCGGCAGCTGGACGCACCTGATCGGGGTCTACGACGCCGAGCTGCGCAAGATGATGCTCTACGTCAACGGAGTCCTGGTCGCCGACGACGTCCAGGCCCGCCACACCACCTGGAACGCGGGCGGCGGCGTCCAGATCGGCCGCAAGCTGGCCCTCGACGGCTACCTGGGCCACCTCAAGGGCACTGTCGCCGACGTCAAGATCCACGACCGGGTGATCCCGCCCGCCGAGGGCCAGGAGCTGGGCGGCATCCAGCCCCACCAGCTCGCCTACTGGCAGCTCGACGCGTCGGCCTCCGGCCTCTCCCCGGAGGTGGACGGCGGCACGGGCCTCACCCTGGGCGGCGGCGCCTCCGTCTATCTGCCCGACGACTCCTGCGACCCCGAGGCCGACCCGGAGTGCGTCCCCCCGGCCGAGCCGCTGTGGGGCGACGGACACCTGGCGCTGAACGGCACCAACGCCTACGCGACCCGGGCCGCCGGTGTGCTCTCCGCGCAGGACAGCTTCACTCTGACCGCCCGCGCCCGGCTCGCGTCGACGAGTTCCACCGCGGACCAGACGGTGCTCTCGCTGTCCGGGGCCAAGGGCAGCGCGATCACGGTCAAGTACCTGGCCGCGAGCAACCGCTGGCAGCTGAAGGTGACCGATGCGGACGCGGCGGCCCCGGTGGTCACCACGGTCCTCGACAACGGCGACCTGCCGAGCGCGGAGGGCGACGGCGACCATCTGGCGCTCGTCTACAACGCGGTCTTCGGAGACGTGCTGCTGTACGTCAACGGCGTGGCGGTGGCAGAGGCTCCGTGGGACAACACGTGGAACTTCACGACCACGGCTCTCCAGGTCGGCCGGACGCTGAGCGGCACGGCCGGGAGCGAGTACTTCTCCGGCGCCGTCGACGAGGTCCGCATGTACCAGGGTCCGTTGGACGCCTCACTGGTGACGCTGGTGGCGGTCATGCCGTCGGGCTCCAGCATCAGCGAGGGCTGA
- a CDS encoding polymorphic toxin-type HINT domain-containing protein yields MSSPPWYRSSRPAWRTGRRRAALVLGLALSIGLLPQYTPEALAADDGLTKPRTQTNLDDPVRGRNAKSETFKQTDEAAKAAVEHAEKTTWPKAGDAEVELTTDKATKAKGLPLTARSADGKNAADSLRVEVLGRKATEAAGVDGVLFTVARSDGEAGQGTAQVALDYSHFADAYGGGYGSRLRLAQYPECVLTTPEKKSCSTPVYLKSTNDAEKQTLAAKVTAAGDTAGTGTQLLRAASTSAASVTVLAATAGAEGDGGDYKATSLKASSEWGVDTSSGAFTWSYPMTTPPVPGGSQPTVGLSYNSQSVDGQTAATNNQGSWVGQGFTYEPGFIERNYKACADDGQQDTYGDQCWAYDNATLSLAGGTSGEIVKDDTTGEWRVSGDDNSKVEKLTDATNGDNNGEYWKVTTPDGTQYFFGRNRLPGYTSGEEETDSTWTVPVYGDDSGEPCYNATFADAHCAQAWRWNLDHVIDPHGNVMSYFYGKETNHYTQGLKTGENGKSYVRGGYLKRIDYGQRAGKAYSTEPSARVVFTTAERCIGDLTDCEPGDLTDDTAADWPDVPWDQNCKADTKCAGQNSPTFWTRKKLTKITTQVRTGDTSFSAVDEWALSHDFTDNGDGSKSLWLKAIDHTGKVGTDVTMPSVELHGQQLASRVDESGDNLQPFYRFRLSAVKNETGGVLSVNYADPQCTSSTVPAEDSSTKRCFPVKWNPPGAEDPIVDWFHKYVVDSVVEQDLTGGNAEKVTSYTYLGDAGWRKAKADGITTAEYRTWDDWRGYGRVRIETSDGTNSASDTRTEHVFFRGLDGDVDADGDSRSATVKDSGGTSYEDSDWKAGQELETITYNGSDITQRSVTLPWTQVTATRVEDWGTRRARYLSQGSVDSYVSLGSGNWRHTKSTTTYDDKTGRVLRVDDDGEVGVGDNECTRTEYADNASRHMYAYISRVEKVGVDCSTTPNRKTQVISDELTYYDGSTTLGAAPTEGAPTMTKRLSAHDGTTATYQTVTATTYDAYGRPLTVKDAASQTTTTAYVDNPYGLATKSTVTNVLGWTTSTEYATQRGVPTVKVDENGKRAELAYDGLGRLTSVWFPDRIGLSPSIKYTYLVRGDDGPTAVHTQKIENDGTSYGSEWTLYDGLLRPRQEQTEGEGGRMIADTLYDGSGRIAKVNDTYYTTGSPSSTLFEPVNEDLNAQQVTRYDGAGRETATILQVGGQERYRTTYTHAGDRFTTTPPSGGVKTTIVTDARDRTTTRIQHPTGGDTVTTSYAYTDAGLLSRVTDDAGNEWTYKYDQMGRQIEAVDPDTGRSTYTYDAMDRQTSITDARLNKTSTKYDEMGRPVSTWQGEADTGTRLSLTRYDTAYKGELYGVYTYKDGAVHSSVTYPTLDPENDYKPTTTRYFLSKTAEPQLGGTYEFTNQYNDDGTLQGEGLPAVGDLSAEALSYGYDELQRPTALNTSLGGLRYVTDAGYSPTSQLESLELTTGQANAPKTWLTNFYEEGTGRLTRSHMRVENGAPFAYDARYTYDDTGNILSIADTPSDGANDVQCFTYDGLRRLTDAWTSSVTPNDASGTGASEAACASGASSATVGGVNPFWTEYGYDSVGNRTDEVRHGLGGAGTTTRGYTYGETGGPHTVSAVTRQTAATSTTPAVTAEDTYTYDEEGNTETRVLDGDTQRLEWDPQGELTKVTNADGSITSYTYDASGERLLRDTPEEKTYYLPGTELHLDKATSKVTATRYYSFSQQTVAMRDASGVHFLLADHQGTAELAVDAATGQTTRRRTDPFGTARDESSSTATGWVNDKGFVGGTVQESTGLTTVGAREYDSDTGRFLSADPIIDYNDPQQINGYAYANNSPVTYSDATGLRLADCEGGWQQCGPWPHNYNKSSSGSGGGGSGGGTGDNAIYTPAKEKADAARAEKEAAERRAIAIAKELGGIIADELGITDALDCFTTGALGSCGKTVLNVVTSLISGGPAGRLVAKYGWRLDKAAAVGKRIGGLALKLWDKFKDWNKKRKEANRLAGQLESCEGNSFAPDTRVLMADGSTKAIADIDIGDEVLATDPESGETRTEKVTAEIEGVGLKHLVRVTVDLDGERGTRTASVTATDGHPFWVPGLDEWLDATDLTAGDRLSTDAGTGVRITEVTRWTSPKATVHNLTVSDLHTYYVLAADTPVLVHNAKTSCLTPLGAQIWKVVNYYDKTGRTPPGVMKGQARGQARGVFTNNKGLLPKKGKGYYRESDVWPTGGASRGVHRLIFGKKGEVYFTADHYKTFVRVR; encoded by the coding sequence ATGTCCTCGCCTCCTTGGTACCGGTCGTCCAGACCGGCCTGGCGCACCGGCCGCCGCCGCGCCGCGCTTGTCCTGGGCCTGGCCCTGTCCATAGGCCTGTTGCCGCAGTACACGCCGGAGGCCCTCGCCGCGGACGACGGCCTGACCAAGCCCAGGACTCAGACGAACCTCGACGACCCGGTCCGCGGCAGGAACGCGAAGAGCGAGACCTTCAAGCAGACCGACGAGGCCGCGAAGGCCGCCGTCGAGCACGCCGAGAAGACCACCTGGCCGAAGGCGGGAGACGCCGAGGTCGAGCTCACTACCGACAAGGCCACCAAGGCCAAGGGCCTGCCCCTGACCGCCAGGTCGGCCGATGGCAAGAACGCCGCCGACTCCCTCCGCGTCGAGGTGCTGGGCCGCAAGGCCACCGAGGCAGCCGGTGTCGACGGCGTCCTCTTCACGGTCGCCCGCAGCGACGGCGAGGCCGGCCAGGGCACCGCCCAAGTCGCCCTGGACTACTCGCACTTCGCGGATGCGTACGGCGGCGGCTACGGCTCCAGGCTGCGCCTCGCGCAGTACCCGGAGTGCGTACTGACCACGCCGGAGAAGAAGAGCTGCTCCACCCCCGTCTACCTGAAGAGCACCAACGACGCGGAGAAGCAGACCCTCGCCGCGAAGGTCACGGCGGCCGGCGACACGGCGGGCACCGGGACCCAACTGCTGCGGGCCGCGTCCACGAGCGCCGCCTCGGTCACCGTCCTGGCCGCCACCGCGGGCGCGGAGGGCGACGGCGGCGACTACAAGGCAACGAGCCTGAAGGCGTCCTCCGAGTGGGGTGTCGACACCTCCTCGGGCGCGTTCACCTGGTCGTACCCGATGACCACCCCGCCCGTGCCCGGCGGCTCGCAGCCCACTGTCGGCCTCTCCTACAACTCCCAGTCGGTCGACGGCCAGACCGCGGCCACCAACAACCAGGGCTCCTGGGTCGGCCAGGGCTTCACCTACGAGCCCGGGTTCATCGAGCGCAACTACAAGGCCTGTGCCGACGACGGCCAGCAGGACACGTACGGCGACCAGTGCTGGGCGTACGACAACGCCACCCTCTCCCTCGCGGGCGGCACCTCCGGCGAGATCGTCAAGGACGACACCACCGGCGAGTGGCGGGTCAGCGGGGACGACAACTCCAAGGTCGAGAAGCTGACCGACGCCACCAACGGCGACAACAACGGCGAGTACTGGAAGGTCACCACGCCCGACGGCACCCAGTACTTCTTCGGTCGCAACCGCCTGCCGGGCTACACCAGCGGCGAGGAGGAGACCGACTCCACCTGGACCGTCCCGGTGTACGGCGACGACTCGGGCGAGCCCTGTTACAACGCGACCTTCGCCGACGCCCACTGCGCCCAGGCCTGGCGCTGGAACCTCGACCACGTCATCGACCCGCACGGCAACGTCATGTCGTACTTCTACGGCAAGGAGACGAACCACTACACGCAGGGCCTGAAGACCGGCGAGAACGGCAAGTCGTACGTCCGCGGCGGCTACCTCAAGCGGATCGACTACGGCCAGCGCGCCGGCAAGGCCTACTCGACCGAGCCGTCCGCCCGCGTCGTCTTCACCACCGCCGAGCGCTGCATCGGCGACCTGACCGACTGCGAGCCCGGCGACCTCACGGACGACACGGCCGCCGACTGGCCGGACGTGCCGTGGGACCAGAACTGCAAGGCCGACACCAAGTGCGCGGGCCAGAACTCGCCGACGTTCTGGACCCGCAAGAAGCTCACCAAGATCACCACTCAGGTCCGCACCGGTGACACCTCCTTCAGCGCGGTCGACGAGTGGGCCCTGTCCCACGACTTCACCGACAACGGCGACGGCTCCAAGTCCCTGTGGCTGAAGGCCATCGACCACACCGGCAAGGTCGGCACCGACGTCACCATGCCGTCCGTCGAGCTCCACGGCCAGCAACTCGCCAGCCGCGTCGACGAGTCCGGTGACAACCTCCAGCCCTTCTACCGCTTCCGTCTCTCCGCGGTGAAGAACGAGACCGGCGGTGTCCTCAGCGTCAACTACGCGGACCCGCAGTGCACTTCGAGCACCGTGCCCGCCGAGGACTCCTCCACCAAGCGCTGCTTCCCGGTCAAGTGGAACCCCCCGGGCGCCGAGGACCCGATCGTCGACTGGTTCCACAAGTACGTCGTCGACTCCGTCGTCGAGCAGGACCTCACCGGCGGCAACGCGGAGAAGGTCACCTCGTACACGTACCTCGGCGACGCCGGCTGGCGGAAGGCGAAGGCCGACGGCATCACCACGGCCGAATACCGCACCTGGGACGACTGGCGCGGCTACGGCCGGGTCCGGATCGAGACCTCCGACGGCACCAACTCGGCGTCCGACACCAGGACCGAGCACGTCTTCTTCCGCGGTCTCGACGGCGACGTGGACGCCGACGGCGACTCCCGCTCGGCGACGGTCAAGGACTCCGGCGGGACCTCCTACGAGGACTCCGACTGGAAGGCCGGCCAGGAGCTGGAGACGATCACCTACAACGGCTCCGACATCACCCAGCGCTCGGTCACCCTGCCCTGGACGCAGGTCACCGCCACCCGCGTCGAGGACTGGGGCACCCGCCGGGCGCGTTACCTCAGCCAGGGTTCCGTCGACTCCTACGTGTCGCTCGGCTCCGGGAACTGGAGGCACACCAAGTCCACCACCACGTACGACGACAAGACCGGCCGGGTGCTGCGTGTCGACGACGACGGCGAGGTCGGCGTCGGCGACAACGAGTGCACCCGCACCGAGTACGCGGACAACGCGTCCCGGCACATGTACGCGTACATCTCCCGTGTGGAGAAGGTCGGCGTCGACTGCTCCACCACCCCGAACCGCAAGACCCAGGTCATCTCCGACGAGCTGACCTACTACGACGGTTCGACCACCCTGGGCGCGGCCCCCACCGAGGGTGCCCCGACCATGACCAAGCGGCTGTCCGCGCACGACGGCACCACGGCGACGTACCAGACGGTCACGGCGACGACGTACGACGCATACGGGCGCCCGCTGACGGTGAAGGACGCCGCGTCCCAGACCACGACCACCGCGTACGTCGACAACCCCTACGGCCTGGCCACCAAGTCGACGGTCACCAACGTGCTCGGCTGGACGACCTCCACCGAGTACGCGACCCAGCGGGGCGTGCCGACCGTGAAGGTCGACGAGAACGGCAAACGCGCGGAGCTGGCCTACGACGGTCTGGGCCGCCTCACCTCGGTCTGGTTCCCCGACCGCATCGGCCTGTCCCCGTCCATCAAGTACACGTACCTGGTCCGCGGCGACGACGGTCCGACGGCCGTCCACACCCAGAAGATCGAGAACGACGGCACCTCGTACGGCAGCGAGTGGACCCTGTACGACGGTCTGCTCCGGCCCCGTCAGGAGCAGACGGAGGGCGAGGGCGGCCGGATGATCGCCGACACCCTCTACGACGGTTCCGGCCGTATCGCCAAGGTCAACGACACCTACTACACCACCGGTTCCCCGTCCTCGACGCTCTTCGAGCCGGTCAACGAGGACCTCAACGCGCAGCAGGTCACCCGGTACGACGGCGCCGGCCGCGAGACGGCCACGATCCTCCAGGTCGGGGGCCAGGAGCGCTACCGCACCACTTACACCCACGCCGGTGACCGGTTCACGACCACCCCGCCCTCCGGCGGAGTGAAGACGACGATCGTGACCGACGCCCGCGACCGTACGACCACCCGGATCCAGCACCCCACGGGCGGCGACACCGTCACCACCTCGTACGCGTACACCGACGCCGGACTACTGTCGCGGGTCACGGACGACGCCGGCAACGAGTGGACGTACAAGTACGACCAGATGGGCCGCCAGATCGAGGCCGTCGACCCTGACACGGGCAGGTCGACGTACACGTACGACGCGATGGACCGCCAGACGTCCATCACCGATGCCCGGCTGAACAAGACGTCGACGAAGTACGACGAGATGGGCCGCCCGGTCTCCACCTGGCAGGGCGAGGCGGACACGGGCACCCGGCTGTCGCTGACCCGCTACGACACGGCCTACAAGGGCGAGCTGTACGGCGTCTACACCTACAAGGACGGAGCCGTCCACTCGTCGGTGACCTACCCGACGCTGGACCCGGAGAACGACTACAAGCCGACCACGACCAGGTACTTCCTGTCGAAGACGGCCGAGCCCCAGCTGGGCGGCACCTACGAGTTCACCAACCAGTACAACGACGACGGCACCCTCCAGGGCGAGGGTCTGCCGGCCGTCGGCGACCTGTCGGCCGAGGCGCTGTCGTACGGGTACGACGAACTGCAGCGGCCGACCGCCCTCAACACCTCGCTGGGCGGCCTGAGATATGTCACGGACGCCGGCTATTCGCCGACCTCACAACTGGAGTCGCTGGAGCTGACCACAGGCCAGGCGAACGCGCCGAAGACCTGGCTGACCAACTTCTACGAAGAGGGCACCGGCCGCCTCACCAGGTCGCACATGCGGGTCGAGAACGGGGCGCCCTTCGCCTACGACGCCCGCTACACCTACGACGACACCGGCAACATCCTCTCCATCGCCGACACTCCGAGCGACGGCGCCAACGACGTCCAGTGCTTCACGTACGACGGACTGCGTCGCCTGACCGACGCCTGGACCTCGTCGGTGACGCCGAACGACGCCTCGGGCACCGGTGCCTCGGAGGCGGCCTGCGCGTCCGGCGCGTCGTCGGCCACGGTCGGCGGGGTGAACCCGTTCTGGACCGAGTACGGCTACGACTCGGTGGGCAACCGCACCGACGAGGTGCGGCACGGCCTCGGCGGAGCGGGGACCACCACCCGCGGCTATACCTACGGCGAGACCGGCGGCCCGCACACCGTGTCGGCGGTGACCCGGCAGACCGCCGCGACGAGCACCACGCCGGCCGTCACCGCCGAGGACACCTACACCTACGACGAGGAGGGCAACACCGAGACCAGGGTCCTCGACGGCGACACCCAGAGGCTGGAGTGGGACCCGCAGGGCGAGCTGACCAAGGTCACCAACGCCGACGGAAGCATCACGTCGTACACGTACGACGCCTCGGGCGAACGCCTTCTGCGGGATACGCCCGAGGAGAAGACCTACTACCTTCCGGGCACCGAACTCCATCTGGACAAGGCCACCTCCAAGGTGACGGCGACCCGCTACTACTCGTTCTCCCAGCAAACCGTCGCCATGCGGGACGCGAGCGGGGTGCACTTCCTGCTCGCCGACCACCAGGGAACCGCCGAGCTCGCGGTGGACGCGGCGACCGGCCAGACGACCCGCCGGCGCACCGACCCGTTCGGCACCGCGCGCGACGAGTCGAGCTCGACAGCCACGGGATGGGTCAACGACAAGGGCTTCGTCGGCGGCACCGTCCAGGAGTCCACGGGTCTGACGACCGTGGGGGCGCGGGAGTACGACTCGGACACGGGCCGCTTCCTCTCCGCCGACCCGATCATCGACTACAACGACCCGCAGCAGATCAACGGCTACGCCTATGCCAACAACAGCCCGGTCACCTACAGCGACGCCACGGGCCTCAGGCTCGCGGACTGCGAGGGCGGCTGGCAGCAGTGCGGGCCATGGCCACACAACTACAACAAGTCCTCCTCCGGCTCCGGCGGGGGCGGTAGCGGCGGCGGCACGGGCGACAACGCGATCTACACACCGGCCAAGGAGAAGGCGGACGCCGCGCGGGCCGAGAAGGAAGCGGCCGAGAGGCGCGCCATCGCCATCGCCAAGGAACTCGGCGGGATCATCGCCGACGAACTGGGCATCACCGACGCGCTGGACTGCTTCACCACCGGTGCCCTCGGCTCCTGCGGCAAGACCGTGCTGAACGTGGTCACCTCGCTGATCAGCGGCGGCCCCGCGGGCAGGCTGGTCGCGAAGTACGGATGGCGGCTCGACAAGGCCGCCGCCGTCGGCAAGAGAATCGGCGGGCTGGCCCTCAAGCTCTGGGACAAGTTCAAGGACTGGAACAAGAAGCGCAAGGAGGCCAACCGGCTCGCCGGCCAACTGGAGTCCTGTGAGGGCAACAGCTTCGCCCCGGACACCAGGGTCCTCATGGCCGACGGCAGTACCAAGGCCATAGCGGACATCGACATCGGCGACGAGGTGCTGGCCACCGATCCCGAGAGCGGTGAGACCAGGACCGAGAAGGTCACCGCAGAGATAGAGGGCGTCGGGCTGAAGCACCTCGTCCGGGTCACCGTCGACCTCGACGGTGAGAGGGGTACGAGGACCGCCTCTGTCACCGCGACCGACGGCCACCCGTTCTGGGTGCCCGGACTCGACGAGTGGCTCGACGCCACGGACCTCACGGCCGGCGACCGGCTGAGCACCGACGCGGGCACCGGGGTCCGGATCACCGAGGTCACCCGCTGGACGAGCCCGAAGGCGACGGTCCACAACCTCACCGTCAGCGACCTGCACACCTACTACGTCCTGGCGGCCGACACCCCCGTTCTCGTCCACAACGCCAAGACCAGCTGCCTGACTCCGCTCGGCGCGCAGATCTGGAAGGTCGTCAACTACTACGACAAGACGGGGCGCACTCCTCCCGGCGTGATGAAGGGCCAGGCACGTGGCCAGGCGAGGGGCGTCTTCACCAACAACAAGGGCCTCTTGCCCAAGAAGGGGAAGGGGTACTATCGCGAATCGGACGTGTGGCCGACCGGCGGAGCCAGTCGCGGCGTGCATCGTCTGATCTTCGGAAAGAAGGGTGAAGTGTATTTCACCGCTGACCACTACAAGACGTTTGTGCGGGTGCGATGA
- a CDS encoding barstar family protein, with translation MTTDDLQDSWVDPQEILPWLPSEPYFAQQSRHDEVVDELGRAGFTVLEADLSEVRTEEDLLTALGRALSAPDYYGGNWDALTDVLRDRGADEPFRVALVLSSSSAFLDADVHAFVRSVSLLHTTAQDLSDVDDEYGQLELFYLADWKS, from the coding sequence ATGACGACGGATGATCTGCAGGATTCCTGGGTCGACCCCCAGGAGATCCTTCCGTGGCTGCCGTCCGAGCCCTACTTCGCACAGCAGAGCCGTCATGACGAGGTGGTCGACGAACTGGGCCGGGCCGGATTCACCGTCCTCGAAGCCGACCTGTCGGAGGTACGGACGGAAGAGGATCTGCTGACCGCTCTCGGGCGGGCCCTCTCCGCACCGGACTACTACGGCGGCAACTGGGACGCCCTGACGGACGTACTCCGTGACCGGGGCGCCGACGAACCCTTCAGGGTGGCCCTGGTCCTGTCCTCCAGTTCCGCGTTCCTGGACGCCGACGTCCACGCCTTCGTCCGATCCGTGTCCCTCCTGCACACGACGGCGCAGGATCTCTCGGACGTCGACGACGAATACGGCCAGCTGGAACTCTTCTATCTGGCCGACTGGAAGAGCTGA